A genome region from Meleagris gallopavo isolate NT-WF06-2002-E0010 breed Aviagen turkey brand Nicholas breeding stock chromosome 7, Turkey_5.1, whole genome shotgun sequence includes the following:
- the NXPH2 gene encoding neurexophilin-2, with translation CVTVLDPSRDLCIFSAGWLLVFCDGNQVVQATDVLDWEDKDAAETLVDNVVHSRIINPLRLFVKPSPVLKHGQVSYSDSIENFWDWLSNITEVQESLARTKRRPIVKTGKFKKMFGWGDFHSNIKTVKLNLLITGKIVDHGNGTFSVYFRHNSTGLGNVSVSLVPPSKVVEFESSPQSTLETKESKSFNCRIEYEKTDRAKKTALCNFDPSKICYQEQTQSHVSWLCSKPFKVICIYIAFYSVDYKLVQKVCPDYNYHSETPYLSSG, from the exons TGCGTGACGGTCCTTGACCCATCCAGAgatttatgcattttttccGCTGGATGGCTCCTA GTATTTTGTGATGGTAATCAAGTCGTACAAGCTACAGATGTGCTGGACTGGGAAGACAAGGATGCTGCAGAGACATTGGTGGACAACGTGGTCCACTCCAGGATCATCAACCCGCTACGTCTGTTTGTTAAGCCATCCCCAGTACTGAAACATGGCCAGGTGTCCTACTCGGACAGCATAGAAAACTTTTGGGATTGGTTGTCCAACATCACGGAGGTTCAGGAATCTCTCGCACGAACTAAACGCAGACCTATAGTAAAAACTGGGAAATTCAAGAAGATGTTTGGATGGGGCGACTTCCACTCTAACATCAAAACTGTTAAACTGAATCTCCTGATCACAGGGAAAATCGTCGATCACGGCAACGGCACCTTCAGTGTTTATTTCCGACATAACTCCACAGGTCTGGGAAACGTTTCTGTGAGCCTGGTGCCACCTTCCAAGGTGGTCGAATTCGAATCGTCTCCACAGTCAACTTTGGAGACCAAGGAATCCAAGTCCTTCAATTGCCGCATCGAGTACGAAAAAACAGATCGCGCTAAAAAAACTGCCTTGTGCAACTTCGACCCCTCAAAGATCTGCTATCAAGAGCAGACCCAAAGCCATGTCTCCTGGTTGTGTTCTAAACCATTCAAAGTTATCTGCATTTACATCGCCTTTTACAGCGTAGATTACAAACTGGTGCAAAAGGTCTGTCCTGATTATAATTACCATAGCGAGACTCCATACTTGTCCTCTGGCTGA